A genomic region of Psychrobacter sp. M13 contains the following coding sequences:
- a CDS encoding deoxyguanosinetriphosphate triphosphohydrolase: MPDHLASSSSVTAQWIRLFNAQRLGSDKQAPVQDSARTSFHKDYDRLVFSHSFRQLNQKTQVHPLTNQLGIHTRLTHSLEVSCIGRSLGMMAAEKLDNKLTNGLPIGVSPADVGVIVQAACIAHDIGNPPFGHAGEYAIRDWFMHPERQPILQQLSAEERLDLLAYEGNAQGFRLLVRNEHHPDKGGMRLTCATLGAFMKYPWLATHSNDARSDIQTQKFGCFASEAEQLEQLAACLHLPRSPIHDGFARHPLAYLLEAADDICYALIDLEDGIHLNMLSYPEVAAIFYELIGERPDTIAIPTQVSIRQSLASLRARAMMRLVNTITDAFVDNSEALLNGTLEGSLFAHCDSSVQNGIMQAKQLARIKIFNHPNKVRMELMANQCLHRLLDAFMPLAWTAMSSASKPFEQQRLLSLLQPHLDEQRRHLSDNIYHNILSILDFITGMNDHEAYRLAQELQGHWGTMV, translated from the coding sequence ATGCCAGACCATTTAGCTTCATCATCATCGGTCACAGCTCAGTGGATTCGTTTATTCAACGCTCAGCGCTTGGGTAGTGACAAACAAGCGCCGGTGCAAGATAGCGCTCGAACCTCTTTTCATAAAGATTATGACAGACTAGTATTTTCGCATTCCTTTCGTCAGCTCAACCAAAAGACGCAAGTGCATCCTTTGACCAATCAGCTAGGCATCCATACGCGCTTGACGCATTCGCTAGAAGTCTCTTGCATTGGACGCTCTCTTGGCATGATGGCTGCTGAAAAACTCGACAACAAGCTGACTAACGGCCTACCTATTGGGGTCTCACCAGCGGATGTTGGTGTGATCGTCCAAGCGGCTTGTATCGCACACGATATCGGTAACCCTCCGTTCGGTCATGCAGGAGAGTATGCGATTCGCGATTGGTTTATGCATCCTGAGCGTCAGCCGATATTACAACAACTAAGTGCCGAAGAGCGTTTGGATTTACTGGCTTATGAAGGTAATGCGCAAGGTTTTAGACTATTAGTACGTAATGAGCATCATCCGGATAAAGGCGGGATGCGCTTAACTTGTGCCACACTTGGTGCTTTTATGAAGTACCCTTGGCTAGCCACGCATAGTAACGATGCTAGGTCTGATATTCAGACTCAAAAATTTGGCTGTTTTGCTAGTGAAGCTGAGCAATTAGAGCAGCTGGCTGCTTGCCTTCATTTACCGCGCTCACCGATCCATGATGGCTTTGCGCGTCATCCGCTCGCTTATCTGTTGGAGGCTGCCGATGATATTTGCTATGCATTAATAGATTTAGAGGACGGTATTCATCTTAATATGCTCAGCTATCCTGAGGTTGCCGCTATATTTTATGAGCTGATTGGTGAGCGCCCCGATACGATAGCGATACCGACGCAAGTGTCTATTAGACAGAGTTTGGCCTCACTACGCGCGCGAGCTATGATGCGACTGGTGAATACCATAACCGATGCTTTTGTAGATAATAGCGAGGCGCTACTAAATGGTACGCTTGAAGGTAGCTTATTTGCCCATTGCGACAGCAGCGTGCAAAACGGTATCATGCAGGCCAAACAATTGGCTCGGATTAAAATATTTAATCATCCTAATAAAGTACGGATGGAGCTGATGGCCAATCAGTGTCTGCATCGATTACTTGATGCTTTTATGCCATTAGCTTGGACAGCGATGAGTTCAGCATCTAAGCCTTTTGAACAGCAGCGGCTGCTGAGCTTATTGCAGCCTCATCTTGACGAGCAACGACGCCATCTCTCTGATAATATCTATCATAATATCCTGAGCATCTTAGACTTTATCACGGGTATGAATGATCACGAAGCTTATCGACTGGCACAAGAGTTGCAGGGACATTGGGGCACAATGGTCTAA
- a CDS encoding TetR family transcriptional regulator, with the protein MSSREAKKLQTRRAFFNAVLDLCITGQSFSSISLRQVTREVGVVPTAFYRHFDDMESLGKALVLEELGGTLSTLRDGLQIGRTRSYDRQIAKSIQMFLQTVSAQPRYWQFLVSERFGGSESVRRAVSELMKMHVQILAEDLALQPAFAHINDYDLRLLSEAGINMFFSWIIDWLELSYSEDHDDEADLAEIEEKKQLMLHNCTRQAQMLFYGAYNWKSTEETRLSD; encoded by the coding sequence ATGAGTAGTCGTGAAGCAAAAAAACTCCAAACTCGGCGTGCATTTTTTAATGCCGTATTAGATCTGTGTATTACGGGTCAATCTTTTAGCTCAATCAGCTTACGCCAAGTCACTCGTGAGGTCGGCGTCGTACCTACTGCCTTTTATAGACACTTTGATGATATGGAGTCTTTGGGAAAAGCTTTGGTACTTGAGGAGCTAGGTGGCACTTTATCGACGTTACGTGATGGTCTACAAATAGGCCGCACACGCAGCTATGATCGCCAGATTGCCAAAAGTATTCAGATGTTCCTACAAACGGTTAGCGCCCAGCCCCGCTACTGGCAGTTTTTGGTTAGTGAGCGTTTTGGTGGCTCGGAGTCGGTACGTCGCGCAGTCAGCGAGCTGATGAAGATGCATGTGCAGATTTTGGCAGAGGACTTGGCATTGCAGCCCGCTTTTGCTCATATCAATGATTATGATTTACGTCTGCTCTCTGAGGCGGGGATTAATATGTTTTTCTCTTGGATCATAGATTGGCTGGAGCTGAGCTACTCTGAGGATCATGATGATGAAGCTGACTTAGCCGAAATAGAAGAGAAAAAGCAGCTCATGTTGCATAACTGTACGCGCCAAGCACAAATGCTATTTTATGGCGCTTATAACTGGAAATCTACTGAAGAGACTCGGTTGAGTGACTGA
- the gspK gene encoding type II secretion system minor pseudopilin GspK, with translation MVMLQRSQQGVALLTVLLLVVSITVVAGSMLASQKIAIRRSGLLFDQDKLLQAIEAGERLAMTIIRADNKLNDTDSLQDIWAQPLPPYSLGDYSVSAELRDEAARFNINNLYYNGAVDSEALSVFQRLLTQLNLEPEIAIAVLDWQDNDSEVYKDGGDEQTVYGRQGSLANRSSSSDALPNQPFITIEQLAEVRGIDNEVLASLRPFVTAVPYYLPINVNTASPVVLAALFDGATSEQMQTLVDQRDKRVVASIDGLWQLPPLNALSAEQQQAIAPLLAVDSTAFTALVTATDNGAKQRFATVLMSNREAGNTANNSANNNANTVAGNNSNSTGSNSANDTKSAKEVKIVSQRLWAFRPSF, from the coding sequence ATGGTAATGCTACAACGCTCCCAGCAAGGAGTTGCGCTGTTGACGGTTTTGCTACTAGTCGTCAGCATTACTGTGGTAGCAGGCTCAATGCTCGCCAGCCAAAAGATAGCCATTCGTCGTAGTGGCTTATTGTTCGATCAAGATAAGCTACTGCAAGCGATTGAAGCAGGTGAGAGGCTTGCGATGACCATTATTCGCGCAGATAATAAGCTCAATGATACTGATAGCTTACAAGATATTTGGGCGCAGCCATTACCACCATATAGTCTAGGTGACTATAGTGTTAGCGCTGAGCTACGCGATGAGGCGGCCCGCTTTAATATTAATAATCTTTATTACAATGGTGCTGTCGATAGTGAAGCGCTTAGTGTATTTCAGCGTCTCCTAACCCAATTAAATCTAGAGCCTGAGATTGCAATTGCTGTACTAGATTGGCAAGATAATGATAGTGAAGTGTATAAAGATGGTGGCGATGAGCAGACAGTTTATGGGCGACAGGGCAGTTTGGCTAACCGTTCTTCATCAAGTGACGCTCTACCTAATCAGCCGTTTATAACGATTGAGCAGTTGGCTGAGGTACGCGGCATAGATAACGAGGTTTTGGCAAGCTTGCGTCCCTTTGTTACCGCTGTGCCTTACTATTTACCTATTAATGTCAATACTGCTAGTCCTGTAGTACTGGCGGCACTGTTTGATGGTGCGACAAGCGAGCAGATGCAGACGTTGGTAGATCAGCGTGATAAGCGAGTAGTAGCCAGTATTGATGGCTTGTGGCAGCTACCGCCATTGAATGCTTTAAGTGCGGAGCAACAGCAAGCTATTGCGCCACTATTGGCAGTCGATAGCACTGCTTTCACGGCACTAGTCACTGCAACGGATAATGGAGCTAAACAACGATTTGCTACTGTATTAATGAGTAATAGAGAGGCTGGCAATACTGCTAATAACAGTGCCAATAATAATGCTAACACTGTTGCTGGCAATAACAGTAATTCTACTGGCAGTAATAGCGCTAACGACACAAAAAGTGCTAAAGAAGTCAAAATCGTCAGTCAAAGACTATGGGCTTTTCGGCCTAGTTTCTGA
- a CDS encoding type II secretion system protein J: MMTKAVKPQRGFTLLELMIAMAIFAALAVLGWQVFDSVNRARESAQRHADDLAVLQYAYLQLQQDIGQIVAYQAPSALNVSNSETSNNSANTASGSTNPQANEQNITTPEPFMTLDSEQVSFVRFADPDPRYQTSPSLQRFEYVFSDQRLIRRQYTSMDEASIGLDSVILEGVIEGRWQAYLPQLSDKFPNKDAQNDTSNSRSFADSSAFAQSNGVAVDTSKIILLPNGVSVSFSYKEIPITWQFALAPQAVANSNKTNNSNSNSNSNNNNNSSSSSSSSSSSSSNPSGNSSSQNQPTVQ; the protein is encoded by the coding sequence ATGATGACAAAAGCTGTAAAACCACAACGCGGTTTTACTTTACTTGAGCTGATGATAGCGATGGCGATATTTGCCGCTTTAGCAGTGTTAGGCTGGCAAGTCTTCGATAGTGTCAATCGTGCTCGCGAAAGCGCACAACGGCACGCTGATGATTTGGCGGTATTACAGTATGCTTATCTGCAGCTGCAACAAGATATAGGACAGATCGTAGCTTACCAAGCGCCTAGCGCTTTGAATGTTAGTAATTCAGAGACTAGTAATAATAGTGCTAACACTGCTTCAGGCTCTACAAATCCGCAAGCCAATGAGCAAAACATCACAACGCCTGAACCCTTTATGACTTTAGATAGTGAGCAGGTCAGCTTTGTGCGTTTTGCGGATCCAGATCCACGCTATCAGACCAGTCCTAGCTTGCAGCGTTTTGAATACGTGTTTAGCGATCAGCGCTTGATTCGTCGGCAATATACTAGTATGGATGAAGCTAGTATAGGCTTAGATAGCGTTATACTCGAAGGCGTAATCGAAGGACGTTGGCAAGCTTATTTGCCACAGCTGTCGGATAAATTCCCGAATAAGGACGCGCAAAACGATACTAGCAATAGTCGTTCTTTTGCTGACTCTAGTGCTTTTGCTCAATCGAATGGCGTAGCTGTCGATACCTCTAAGATTATTTTATTACCTAATGGCGTGAGCGTGAGCTTTAGTTATAAAGAGATACCAATTACGTGGCAGTTTGCACTAGCACCACAAGCGGTGGCTAACAGTAATAAAACTAATAACAGCAATAGCAATAGCAATAGTAACAATAACAATAACAGTAGCAGTAGCAGTAGCAGTAGCAGTAGCAGTAGCAGTAATCCCAGCGGTAACAGCTCATCGCAAAATCAACCCACTGTTCAATAG
- the gspI gene encoding type II secretion system minor pseudopilin GspI, translating into MKQLLAKRQTGFTLIEVMVALAILAVVAVAASRASSAYLNSVDVLRTSTLAHFVAQNIAADIRIQQTIVTTNSTQTLNSQGREWQVVMTVSDTAIPASPALKQVNISVAPIIDTQVRKAVTNIDILVADATQDTGSLDLAGVSNSGARL; encoded by the coding sequence ATGAAGCAGTTATTAGCGAAGCGTCAGACGGGTTTTACTTTGATAGAGGTGATGGTTGCCTTAGCTATCTTAGCCGTAGTGGCGGTAGCAGCGAGCCGTGCTAGCAGTGCGTATCTCAACTCAGTCGATGTACTGCGTACCAGTACGCTGGCGCATTTTGTGGCGCAAAATATAGCGGCTGATATACGTATTCAGCAGACCATTGTAACTACCAATAGTACACAAACGCTCAACTCGCAAGGCCGCGAGTGGCAAGTGGTTATGACTGTCAGCGATACTGCTATTCCTGCGAGCCCCGCGCTCAAACAGGTTAATATCAGTGTTGCGCCTATTATAGATACTCAAGTCCGTAAAGCGGTGACTAACATCGATATCTTAGTAGCCGATGCCACACAAGATACGGGCAGTTTAGATTTAGCTGGCGTTAGCAATAGTGGTGCGCGGTTGTGA
- a CDS encoding prepilin-type N-terminal cleavage/methylation domain-containing protein, which produces MAVTYKIIPRFVVAYSLFFRFLRLLISQLKAKLSSQSVKLSSAHLLPADPPYKKYIAKTDLSMPVKRNSSLYLPQKQAGFTLVEILVVVVILSIFAGMMSLSVSSSDSRKNRAFYEHLTDSLDYVRLLSAERMQPMGLSLQPDQQGQISPVIVTLSNPYVRYQTPINPNNTGSRTKNSMELSADISGLTNNGDKTPTPSWVLEPEVSLPSLPDGVSLSIQRLDASSSTSISSPRGMTGLADSQVLQPWFTGQTVPQVLWFGTGQATPVTIEVRANANLVGEVITIMPDGSIKIGQRS; this is translated from the coding sequence ATGGCGGTCACGTACAAAATCATACCTCGTTTCGTGGTCGCCTATTCTTTATTTTTCAGATTTTTACGTCTGCTCATTAGTCAGCTAAAAGCTAAGTTATCATCACAGTCTGTCAAGCTCTCGTCAGCTCACCTGTTACCAGCCGATCCTCCCTATAAAAAATACATCGCAAAAACAGATTTATCAATGCCAGTTAAGCGTAACTCCTCATTATATTTACCCCAAAAACAAGCAGGTTTTACTTTAGTTGAAATCTTAGTCGTGGTGGTTATTTTGTCGATATTTGCTGGCATGATGAGCTTATCCGTTAGCAGTAGTGACTCTAGAAAAAACCGTGCGTTCTATGAGCATTTGACCGACTCGCTTGATTATGTGCGCCTGTTATCGGCTGAGCGTATGCAGCCGATGGGACTGAGTTTACAGCCTGATCAGCAAGGTCAAATTAGCCCCGTTATCGTTACCTTATCTAACCCTTATGTACGTTATCAAACGCCTATTAACCCGAATAATACAGGCAGTCGCACCAAAAACTCAATGGAGCTATCAGCAGATATCTCAGGTCTGACCAATAATGGCGATAAGACGCCCACTCCAAGCTGGGTACTCGAGCCTGAAGTTAGTTTGCCAAGCTTGCCTGATGGTGTGAGTTTAAGTATTCAAAGATTAGATGCCAGCAGCTCAACCAGTATCAGTAGCCCACGCGGTATGACGGGCTTGGCTGACAGCCAAGTATTACAACCTTGGTTTACTGGCCAAACCGTACCACAAGTACTATGGTTTGGCACTGGACAGGCCACGCCAGTGACGATAGAGGTGCGCGCCAATGCAAACTTAGTTGGCGAGGTGATTACGATTATGCCTGATGGCAGCATTAAAATTGGGCAGAGGTCATAG
- a CDS encoding TetR/AcrR family transcriptional regulator encodes MSRQHQFKVREESILAMAEQLLLESGNGDITLDSLADQLDLAKGTLYKHFSSKDELYLRIIIRYEEHLFEINRIDDCASAGVARMILQQLLNPQKAMLLNQIEERLAASATGLNRLFGELYDIRRQRMKRLIDIISMHLQDSHSNMSTRDYLSSIWAMGQGGAGLLNSSFYQRYLGRRDTLRYALVKQMLDLPSHYLNDDVDEVVLDEDIQELVEQIDTESEEHRNTTY; translated from the coding sequence ATGAGTCGTCAGCACCAGTTCAAAGTCCGCGAAGAGAGCATCTTGGCTATGGCTGAACAGTTGTTACTTGAGTCTGGCAATGGCGATATTACGCTTGATAGTCTAGCCGATCAGTTGGACTTGGCTAAAGGAACTTTGTATAAGCATTTCTCTAGTAAAGATGAGTTGTACCTGCGCATCATTATCCGCTACGAAGAGCACTTGTTTGAGATCAATCGTATTGACGACTGCGCCTCAGCAGGGGTCGCTAGAATGATTTTGCAACAGCTGCTCAACCCACAAAAAGCGATGCTACTCAATCAAATAGAGGAGCGCCTGGCTGCCTCAGCCACGGGTCTTAATCGACTATTTGGTGAGCTGTATGATATCCGCCGTCAGCGTATGAAGCGACTGATCGATATTATCAGTATGCATCTACAAGATAGTCATAGTAATATGAGCACTCGTGATTATTTATCTTCTATTTGGGCTATGGGGCAAGGCGGCGCGGGCTTATTGAATTCTAGCTTTTATCAGCGCTACTTGGGTCGTCGCGATACACTGCGTTATGCTTTAGTCAAGCAGATGCTTGATTTGCCTAGCCACTATCTTAATGACGATGTCGATGAGGTCGTGCTTGATGAGGATATACAAGAGTTGGTTGAGCAGATCGATACGGAGTCAGAAGAGCACCGTAATACGACTTATTAG
- a CDS encoding TatD family hydrolase codes for MFTDSHCHLNRLNLEKYDGQLAGAIAAMKEANVTRAMAIMCDFAEYDEIAGIISTYSDESLDLGMSVGIHPCEDIALLQSATVERLVKTASSDKVWAIGETGLDYYWSTENKRAQQDSLVRHIHASQALKKPLIVHMRDAKEDTIDILKAEGAEHGIIHCFTEDWETAKRALDLGFYISFSGIVSFKSATNIQDAARNMPKDRILIETDSPYLAPVPKRGRPNEPAYVPYVAAYLADIYDCSSEEVGELTAKNFVKLLAQYH; via the coding sequence ATGTTTACTGATAGTCACTGCCATCTTAATCGCCTAAATTTAGAAAAATACGACGGACAGCTAGCAGGCGCTATTGCCGCTATGAAAGAGGCTAATGTCACACGCGCGATGGCGATCATGTGCGACTTTGCAGAGTACGATGAGATTGCTGGTATTATTAGCACTTATAGCGATGAGAGCTTAGATCTTGGCATGAGCGTTGGTATTCATCCTTGTGAGGATATAGCACTGTTGCAATCTGCTACAGTTGAGCGTCTCGTTAAAACCGCGAGTAGTGATAAGGTGTGGGCGATAGGCGAGACAGGGCTGGATTATTACTGGTCAACTGAGAACAAGCGGGCGCAGCAAGATAGCTTAGTGCGTCACATACACGCCAGTCAAGCGCTTAAAAAGCCCCTTATTGTGCATATGCGTGATGCCAAAGAAGACACCATCGATATCCTAAAAGCAGAAGGCGCTGAGCATGGCATTATTCACTGTTTTACTGAGGATTGGGAGACGGCAAAGCGAGCTCTGGATTTGGGCTTTTATATCTCATTCTCAGGTATTGTTAGCTTTAAAAGTGCTACCAATATTCAAGATGCCGCGCGAAACATGCCAAAAGATAGAATACTGATTGAGACCGACAGCCCTTATCTTGCGCCAGTACCTAAGCGTGGACGACCTAATGAGCCAGCCTACGTGCCGTATGTTGCCGCCTACTTAGCTGACATATATGACTGTAGTAGTGAAGAGGTTGGCGAGTTAACTGCAAAAAACTTTGTAAAGTTACTAGCACAGTATCATTAA